The nucleotide window TCGGTCGTGCGAGTTGCAAAACTCATTTCACGTCTCTCCTTGGTTGTGGTGGTTCTGTCCAGTTAGCCAGACAGCTGCCACCTTCTGACCAGCGTCCGGGGCAACGGAGGGTATCCATCGGCCATACGTGCGGACGATCATGGTCCAATCCTTGTGACCCATCATAGATGCCACCCACACGGGGTTCTCGCCGGCGCTGAGCAGCGTCGATGCGAAGGTGTGGCGCATTTGATATGGGTACCTGTACCGCACGCCCGCACGCTTGAGGGTGGGCTGCCACGCAGTCTTGCGTATTGGCCCGTCGTGAAGCCACGGTCCGCCCGTTCGCGGATTTGTAAAAACTTCTTCGCCGGCCAATTGAGTGTGCTGGCGCTGGGCCCGGATGGCGTCCAGGGCAGGCTGCAGCAGTTGCATAGTGCGTCGGCCGGCTTTGGTCTTGGGGGCCTTCACTTGTTTCCGGACCTTCGCGCGCCTCACGGTGATCGTGCCGCCGTCCAGGTCCACGTCTTCCCATCGGAGCGCAATAAGCTCACTGGTGCGAAGGCCCGTCCAGAATCCAAACTGGAACAGGTTTCGAACCTGGCCGTCACATGACTCCAGAATAGCCGCGACCTCGGATGGGCCAAACGGATCGACATCGTCCGTTTCTTTGGGTGGTTCGATCTTGCGGGGCGTCCACCCGACGAAAGGATTCACATTGATTTGCTGATCGTCCAATGCCTGGGCGTACAAGCCCCGCAATGGAAGCAGTAGGTTTCGAATGCGCTTGATGCCGCAGGATCGTTCAGCAACCCACGCCTTCAGGTCTGCGCGAGTCAGCTCGGTCAAGCGTCGAGTTCCAAAGGCGGGCACCCACACTCGCTGGATGGCCAGGTCGTAGTCCCTGAAAGTGGAATGTTCGATCTGGCCCTTCATTCCCTTCAGCCAAGTCTCAAGGGCGGGGCCCAAGGTGATGGCCGCGCCGGGTACCTTGCTGAGGGTGAGCGCGCGCTTGCTATCCGGGAAGAACTTCGCGTACTCAAAAGTCCCGCGGGCAATTTCGGCCTGGATCTGGGCCCGCAAGTTGGCCGCGAACTTCTGATTTGCCGACGTTGGGGCGAGCTTCAGCCGTTCGCGGCAGCGGACACCGCGGTAATAGAAATCGAGCGTGATGCTGCCTTTCGTTGCAGCTCGAACACCTGCCTGCCTTCCACCCATAGCCCATAGCCCTCCGTGTCGATCAAGACCCGCCCGTCAGGCGCTTTCGTCCAGACGATTCCTTCGAGCCACACCCCTGTCTTGATCTTGGCCCGGACAGCATCTTCGGTATACCCCGAATCCGCTGCGAACTTGCCGATGGTCAGATATCGCATCAACCGTCCTCCCATAGCAAGTGGCGGCCATCCAGGTGCATCCCAAAAGCCTCCCGGGCTTCGGCAAGCGGTGGGAAGGTCACTGCGCGGTCGCGCTCGACCTCGCCGGCCAGGCGGAGATTCGATTCGGTAAGTGGAGAGGAAAATACCGCTTTGATTCGCGACCAGAATGCGGGTCGCCCCACGGGCCGGTGGTCCCGGCATTCGCTTTGGGCACGGCGCACATAGTCGGCGTACGCTTGTCGTTTGCTGACCTGGACGCCCGAGGCTTCCCATGGAAGGTCGATGATTCGCCCTTGGCACAGGGCGTCATGAAGCCAGTACATGGGGCCACGCAAACTGGCCACCTTCTGATCTGTGCCGGCATCCGTGGCTGGGAAATTTCCGATGTCGAAACCCGCGATATCGAGGGCACTCAGGTCATGCAGCATGGCTGCCGTGCCGCCGCGCTTCATCTGCGCCCGCATCTGTTCGAAATAGCTGCGGTCGTTGCGCCGCAACCCCGCGACATCGAGCACACAGAAGCGGCGCTGATCGTGATCCGCCGGAACTACCCAGTCATCATTGCTCGCCATGACCACGTGCGCGCAGTTTCGGACGCGGACAATGTCCTTGCCCTTGTTCTCCTTGAGCATCGTGGATTCGGTCAATAGCGCCTTCAAGACCGGGCCGTCCGCGAGGTTGCCCGCAAAGTACGCTTCGTCGGCCAGAATCATCACCTTGCATGCGAGGTGGCTGTTGAAATTCCCGGTCAACTGTTGGCGCGAATAGATGTGGACGTAGTGCTCCCCGAGCATGGCGCCCACGATTTCACCAAACGTGCTCTTGCCGGTCCCTTGGCCGCCACGGAGAACAAGCGCAACACCGGCCGGCTCATGGGGCCTTTGCACCATGTGCGCGAGCCATCCCATAACGTAGGCGTCCAGCTTCGCGTCACCGCTGCATATCACGTCGCGGATGTGCGCGCGGAATAGCGACCAGTCGCCCTTAACTGGTTCCACGGCAAAACCTCCCCAGAGATTCAACACGTCCGGCCCTGGGTCCTGCATGGGGCAAAAATTGACGCCGCCGCGATAGAAGCGACGACCTGGCCAGGACAGCCACTTCGCCGAAAGCGGTTTGCCGTCGAACTTTCGATCCTTGAGGACCAGTTCAAAACTACCGCCCTTCATCGAGTCGATCTTTCGTTGCCCGTTTTCGAGCCGCCGTTCGTGGTACACAGAAGCTTCGCCACCGTTAAGCACCAACGCGTACTCGTCATTGAGTGCCTTGAGTGGATTGCGCACGGCCGTGACCGGTTCCTCGACGGCGTCGAATAGGGCTTCCGGCGCATCGGCGCCCGGCGGGTTCTCACCGTACCGGTATGCGTTGCGGACCTTGGTTGCCAGTTCGTCCGGTGTCCAGCCGCAGCCATCGAACCAGTGTTCGAGCATCAGCTCGACGGCGGTATCCGGCGAGACGCCCAGATCCTTCAGCTTGGCCGCGACCTGGAACGTGGTGTTGTCGCCGCCAGCGCCTTCGATGGCTTCGGGGGCCTCGTTCTCCAGATAGAACGTCGCGCGTTTGACAGCGCGCTCGGGGTCCACGCCGGCAAGGGGAGTGCGGTCGACGGCTTTGCCACGCGGCATGCCGCATGCATCAATCAACCATTGCGGCGCGTCGACCGGCTTGCCCGGACGGTCGATGAAGTATTCACCGGCCTCCACTTTGCTACCGGGCGCTACGATATAGCCCCCGTGGCTACGAACGTCTAGGCCAGCGCCGAGGACATCCACGCCTTGGCGCACAGCAGCGCCAACACGATACACAAGATGACGCCCGCCGGTGGGCGTGGCACTTTCGAAAGTCGGCGGCACGTCGTCGCCGTCCAGTTCATGCCGAAGTAGTGCACGGTTCCCATCCTTCTCCCCTTTGCGATCGACATCGATCACCAGCAGCGCGGCGTCCTGCCCGAACTTGCCGGTGAAGATGCCGATGTTCGAATCCTTGTCGCGGAACCAGCGCTCGATCTGCGCCGGGTCTCGCGTGGCTTTCAGCTGCCAGCCCTTGTGGACCGGGAGCTTGGTCCCGGCCTGCAGCGGAAAGATGTGAAAGCCCTGGCGCGCCAGGGACAACGCCGACTGGAGGGCCGTCATGCCTTCACCCCCGCGAGCCAGGACGTGCAAAGCAACTTGCTGATGCTGTAGACCGCAGCGTCGAATGCCTCGGGCAACCACGGGTCGGGCAGGGCGGAACGGAGAATTGAAGACATCAGGTGCCCCGAGTGGTCCAGGATGCGGCGCGTGGTCGCCTCCTGCTTGATTTGGGCACGGACAGACTGTTCGGACACGATGCCCGCTTCAGTCTGAATCACGTGCGTGGCGGCACGAAGGCTGGCTTCGAGCAGGGCGGAGGATTGGTCGGCCGTTGCGTCCTGGAAGCGCCGTCGCTGCTTCTCGATTTGGCTGTCGGCGATCTTGCTCATCCCGTCACCGTCTCCAAATCACCGGCCACTTCTCGGACGTCCACGACAATCAAGTCGTGCAGTTCGATCCCGCGCACGCCGTCGGCGTGGGTGACACCGCACTTTCCATCAGGCCAGTCGCTTTGAATGTCGCGACGCCGAGGTGGACTTTGCTTGAGTGAAGCGAGGAGGTTGCGCGACCAACGGCGACTGATCAGCGCATCGCAAAGCCCGTCCCGATTGCGACTGATGGACGTGATGTCGATCCCTTTGCTTGTGCATGCCTCTTGAAGCAAAGCGAGCTGAGGTTTGTGCGCGGCGCAATGTGGTTCGATGCAATCGATTCGGTATTCAAGGATCTTTTGTTCGCGCCGCTCATATAGCGCGAAGATCCGGTAGCCAGGGGGAAGGACTGCTTCGGCACCGTCGGAATCGGTGTACTTCCTGGGCAGCAGATGGACGGTTACAGATTTGCGTTCGCAAAAGCCGTCCAGGACATCCGAGAGTAGCCCCACGACGTGCGTCAGCCCCTCAGGACTATCGATGGGGTTAGGGCGCTTGTCCTTGCGTAGGTGCACGCCGGGCACGATTTCGTACAGATCGGGCGAAGGGTTCATGCCGGCACCTCGACACTGCGCGATGCGATCCGGTCAGCGATATACGACTCGACCTCGGACTTAACCCATGCAACGGAAGTGTGTCCCAGGTGAACGCGCGCTGGAAACTTCCCCTTCGCTTCAAGCTTTCGCTTGTAATCGTTGCTGAAAAGAATGCCGCGCGCGCGCATCCAATCCTCGTCTACCAAACAAGGACCAGTGACTTCGCTAACGGGTGGGGTGGTGGTTTTGTCGGCCATGGCGGCTCCTGCGCTGATGTGTCGAGAAGGGCACACATCGAGGTTCGGAGCGGCTACGCGCCTGGCCTCGACATTTTTCGCAAATGGTTCTGCGAAATGGATCTTTGGCGGATCCGATCGACCTGAGGTCGATCATGTCGAGGCGATTACTGCTTGGCCTTGTCGTCCGTTGTCACGGCTGCCCTACCGGTTTGGTAGAGAGGACGGGGCCTTCAGTAACGCGCCGCGGGTATTGCCGTTTGAGGCTGCCGTGACGTTGCTACGGCACCATTATAGCCGAACGCCGCGACAAGCGGATGCGCCGAGCGAAATGCAGCCGGTCGCCCACGGGAAAATCAATGGGCTTTGACGTGCCCCCGCGCGACAAATCTTGATGTGGCGAAATGCGGGCGCGTCCTGGGTCGCAACCGGTACAAGGGGAACAATCGCCGGTACGGGTAAGCGAAGTCCGCAAAGCCTTGTGGCGCAAGGGCTGGTACAGGCGGAACAAGCGGAACAGGCTTTTTTGACAAATTGCCAGCGGGCGAGGCATGGAAGGTCGAAATGTTCGGTTGTGGTTTTCAGCGGTGAGATATTTTTATTTTTAATCCAATTGGGTTGTACCACCTGTACCACCTGTACCAAGCCTTGTGCTGCAAGGGTTCCCAGCGGTACAGGTCAAGTTTTGGCGCTGCACCAACTTGTACCACTGGAAACCTTGCCCCTGGCGACTGAGCCCCGTTGACGCAACGTCACCTCAACACCTCCGAGGCCTTGGCGCGCGCGGATTCCTCGGCGACATGCGTGATGCTGGACCGTCAAAACGTCGTCAGATGCGCATCAATTTCGGTCGCGATGTTGCTGAAATATCCCATCTTTTCAGGTGTTTGCGACGGGTGTAGCTTCGGTTTTGCGGCGAGGTTCGCCGTAAAGATGGGGAATGCCATGACGTACCGAATCGAGTGCCCATTTTCGAGCACGATGTATCTAACCTTCCATTTCACTGAGATTGATGATTGGCACGAGTCTGTTCTGAGCTTGCGCAACGCTCGGTGTTGCGAACGGATGCCGAAGGATGGGGATGACCTCCAGGTCATCTTCGACGCTGCGGTTGCGCCGTTCGAAAAGTATCCGTTGCAGGGAGTGATGACCTACACGTTCGACAGCGTGCCCGAGGTTCACCCCTGGCCGAAGGAAGCGGCCGCATGAGTGACCTCCTGTACTACTCGACCAAGGAAGCGGCCGGGATCCTCAAGCTGTCCCCCAGGACCCTGGAGAATTTGCGCAACAAGCGGCAGGGTCCGGATTTCATCAAGTTCGGTTCGCGGGTCCTGTACTCCGAGGAAGCGTTGAAGGACTACGTATCGAGGAATCTGGTTGTAACGAAGAAGCCTCGTCGCTGACGCTGATCTGCCAGCTAAATACCGACCGCCTCGCGCGCACGCACGCGCGAGGCTTTTTTTTTGTTGCCGCTACGCCCCCTGGCCAACAGAGCTGGTCGAAGTTCAACTTTTCGGCATCGGATAAAATTCACTTGTGTACCGACTTTTACCTACTCGTCTATTTGCAGATATAGGCGTCCAAAAGGGTTCCAAAGTCATCCATTCGCACAAGGAATCGCCGATGTCGATCACCAAAGCAATCCTCTCCCTCATCACTTCCGTGAGCACCGAGGCGCGGGTCAACGAGCTGCAAACCGAGAGCGACGCGGCTGCATCTGCCGAAGCCGCCGCGCGTGACCGCTACCAGGCCGTAGTGCAGCAAGCGCGGGACGGTGAGGCCGACTTCTCGGACGTGCTGAAGGCAAAGGCCAGGCTGACCGAGGCATCACAGAAGGCCGCCGCCGCGTCTGACATCGTGGCTGCTGCTGCCGCCAAGCATGAACAGGTCAAGGCGGCCGAAGAACGTGAGCACCTGGTAGGTCGGTGGCGTCAGTACCTGCAGATCAGCGAGCGCCGAGTGAAAGAGGCTGAAGCCTTCGCCAAGGCTGCGGCCGACCTGGCCGCCAAGCGCGATGCCCTGGCCGCCACCACTGAAGAAATGGCGCAGGCGGGTCTTATCCCGGCAACGCCCAACGAGGACCAGGCTGCCGTCCGTGGCGAACGCTTCAACCGCGCGGTATTTGAAGAACTGTGCCGCCAGCACATCACGGCCACCATCACGAACCCCGCGGGCTACAACCTCAAGCCCATTGTTGACGTCTTCACCGAGGCCGCTGCCTGGATACGAGGCCGCCGCGACGCAGCCCTGGGGGCGCAGGCATGAGCGACGCGCCCGAGAGCGTGAGTTCTTCGTCCCTGATGGCGCCAGAGCCCGCTACGGCGGCTCAGGCTCCCCGCCAGGACGGAGCCGACACCATGGCGGCAGCCCTCGTCGATCGAGGCGTCTGGACGCAGGAACAGGCCGCCACGGCGTTGGCGGGCATTGATGCCGAACCCGAGGAAGGCGGCACGCTTGCGCCGGCCTTCAGCGCGCAGCGTGACTCGCTGGAGCTTCGGGGGACGCTCGTCAGCCATGGCATTGACGAGTCCACGGCCGGATTTTTCGGCGAAATGTTCCGTAAGGCCCTGGCGAACCCGCCTGACGAAGCAACCAAATCTGCTGCCTTGGCGGCGACGGTCGATTACTTCCGCGCCGAGTGGGGCGAGAACACCGACACCATGAATGCCCTGGCCAAGAGCGAGCTTGCGCTGCTGACTCAGTCCTACCCCAAGCTTCCCGAATTGCTTGAGGTCTCTGGATTGGGCAATCACCCGTTGATCGTGCGCCGCCTGGCTCAACAGGGCCTGGACCGTGCCGCGAAACGCAAGCTGGGCATAGGCTGACAGCGTGGAGCGGCAACGGAAGATTAGTTCCAGGCAATGGAAGTTCATTGCCGGCATGAAGCGAGGTCTCACTGGTGTGCAGGCGGCTATTGAGGCTGGCTACGCCGAGCAATCGGCCAAGCATGCCGCTTATCAGCTGACGCACGACAACAAGCTCGTGATGGCTGAGCTTGAACGTATCGACCAGGAATTCAGCGAGAAGTGTCGCTACTACAAGCACCAGGCCGCCCTGGATCTGGACGGCGACATCGCAGCCGCCCAAACGGCTAACCAGTACAGCGCCGTGGCGAAGTTCCGCGAGCTGAAGATGCGCATGTTCAACCTGATCCGCGAAAAGGTGGACGTGACCGTCGAGCGAATTGATCTTGCTGGAGCCATGGCTGAAGCCAAGGCCCGAGTGCGACCTATGCGCGACCCAGACGACATCATCGATGTGATGCCTCTTGCGCTGACTGGCCCCACTGCCAATGGACCCATTGATAACAAATCAATTGCCCATGCCGGTTGGCCAGAATTGGACCTCAACCTGTGATTCGGAATCGGAAAGTCGTGGGTCCCATTTTCGCCAGGTGGGAGGGGGTGGAGGTGGGGGTACCCCCGGAAATGGCCGCGCACGTTCCACCCGGGGCCATGTCCCGGGCGAACTCTGAAAAATTTTTATAAGGGAATTTCCCATGGTCGCCCCACTTCCGCCCGCACCGATCAAGACGACCCCGCCGCCCGCAAAGCCGTCCGTCCCGGCCAATCGCCAGTTTTCTGCCCTATCTGCCTACACCGGCAATCCCCTTTCTCCTGACCAGCAGCTTGTTTTTCGCTCCCCCGTCCTTCGATAGGCGACAGCATGTCCAACTTCGATAAGCGTTACGGCGTCGGCATCCCCCTCACAGCGACCATGCCGACCGCCCTTGTCCCCCTCGGCTATCAGCAGATCACGGCCACGGGCACCGCCTTCACCCTGACCCCGCCGACGAATGCCCGGCTCGCCCGCATTGGAGCGGAAGCGCAGGTTCTGCGCTGGCGTGATGACGGAACGGCACCGACGGCCACGACCGGACAGCGAATCACGGCCGGCACGGAAATCGAATACGTCGGGAACCTGGCCGCCATTCGCCTGATTGCCGAGACGGCCGGCGCGATCGCGAATGTCAGTTATTACGGGTAACGAGCGATGACGAATTACGCAGCCGCGGCCATGTCGTTCGCCGGCACCATGGAAGCCGCGCGCGCCGAACGCGATAACTATCGCTATCAGGAGCAGGTGGCCAAGGACAATGCCGACTCGATCCAGCAGCAAGGGGACGCCGCAGTCGAGTCGCAACAGCGCAAGTTTCAGCAGGTCTTCGGCTCAATGACGGCGGCCTACGGCGGCACCGGTGTGGACACAACGATGGGGTCCCCGCTCAATGTCCTCACCGACGCCATCAAGCAGGGAACGCTCGACAAACTCTCGACGCAATACAACTTCACCGTGGCGAAACAGCAGCAGCTGGAGCAGGCCCGCCTGTACCGCATCGGTGCCAAAAACGCGATCAACGCCGGCTGGTTCAACGCACAGGCCAACGCCGTGTCAGGCATGGGCGGCCAGATGAACACCGGCGGTTACGGCCAGAAGACTGCGCCGTACGCGTTCGGGGGCAACTCGCTTACGCCCGGCTCTGAGTACACCGGCACAGGCAGCCTATCCACCCACTGGGGCGGCGATGGATCGGCGGCGACCGGCTCGTTCAATGGGCTCGACGGCAGTGGCACATACACAGGTTACGGCAGCACATCCACCTCCTGGGGTGGATTCGGTGCCGGCTGGGGCTGAAATCACCAACACTTAAAGGCAACTTCATGACGCGCGATAAACCATTCGTCAATTTCGACACGCAGGTCGATCGTATCCAAGCGGTCGGCAAACGGATCGAGAAGGAAATCGACAAGGCCAGGAAGGCGGCACATTCCAAGGATATTCGCGAAATCCGTTCGGAAATCCAATGGGATGTCACCAAGATAATTCATCAATTGGAGTTGTCCGCGGAAATTATTCAGGAGGCGAGAGAAGACATGCGCGACCTATGCTCCCAGCTTTTCGAGAAGCCTCCTATTTTCGTTTTCCGCAGCACTTCCTACAACGAAGATGGATCAATTCGCCGTACGCGCAATTGGCAGGTGAATTCATGACGCACAAGGCCGCCGGCTTCGGCCACTGTCGCGACCTCGCATCGGACATCTATCACGAGCTTTCCCGCATCGATGACGAAATGCGGGAGGTATACCGGCAGGTCCAACGCGTGAATTTCGATTCCGAAGATACATTTCGCGTGGCGGAAGCCAACGCCGCCGCACTGCTGGCCTCTCTCCATAGCGCACGCGTCGCCTGGCTGGACGCGCAAGGCCGCGTCCTCGGCCAGTTGATCGCGCGGGCTCACCAGACTGCGCAGCTCAGCCCCATCGGGGGCCACGCATGAAGCCGCAATGCGCTGCCGCCGTCGAGAAGATCTTTGGCCGCAAGGCGACGCCCGGCGAGTTGACCAGCATCGAATCGCGCATTTATGCGTCGATGCAGGAACTGCAGGCGAAGGACCCGGTGCGCTGGCGCGGCCTGTCGCGCGACCAAAGGCTGCAGGAAGGCGCCCAGCTCGCCCGTCAGAAAACGGTCCAGGATGTGACCCGGGCTCACGCCAACACGATTCGCGACATGGAGACGAAGGCGTCGCAGCTGCGCAAGCTGGAATCCTATGCCGCTGGCACGGGAAAAGGGCAGGGTCAGCTGGCCGCGCTGCGTCAACGGGCCATTTTTCATGCCGGTTCCAAGGGCGACCTGTCGGTCGAGATTCAGCGCAAGGCGGTGTTCAAGGACTTCGTGCGCCGTCTCGGCGACATTGGCGGGGAGGGCAAGTTCTTCGGCCTGGTCCAGGACGCGCGCGAGCAGAACGATCTTATGCGTGCGATTCGCGATGAACCCACCGGCCGACCGGAAATTGACGCCGCTGGCGCCACGGTGCGCAAGGTCATGGACGAAGCGTTCCAGCAGATGAACGACGTGGGCATCCACATCAACCGCCTGGACGACTGGCATACGCCGCAGCCGTGGGACTGGACGAAGGTGGGCGCTGACCGCGGCCAGTTCGTGAAGGACGCCATGGATGCGGTCGACCTCGACCGGTACATCTGGCCGGATGGCCGCCCCATGAAGCCGGACGAAGTGCAGAAGCTGATTTCGAAATCAGCCGAAACCTTGGGCACGAACGGTTCGAACAAGCGCGGCGAGAAAGAGGGCTCCGGGTTCTCTGGTTCAGTGGGTGGCAGCCGCAACGCGCCGCGACAACTGCACTTCAAGGACGCCAACGCCTACATGGCGATGATGGACAAGTACGGTTCGGCTGACAATGTGTTCTCGCTGCTGGTGCACCACCTCAATGGCGTGGCCCGCGATGTCGCTGCCGCGCGCGTGTTCGGTCGAGACGCCGACAACTTTTTCCCCCAGCTGGTCGAAAAGGGTTTCGCCAACGATGCGCTGGCGGTATCCGGCAAGTCGCCGGAGAAGCGGGCCAAGGCCCTTGAGAAACTGGAAGACCTCAAGAAGCGCACGCTGAAGGAGTGGCAGGCGATGCGCCAGCCCGATCATCCGGGCTCGATGCCAGGCTGGGTGAAAGTGTCACAGGCCATTCGCGGCCTGGCGGGCGCGTCCTTGCTCGGCACGTCCACGCTGTCGGCTATCCCGGACCTACAGATGGCCGTGGGATACACCCACCTGCTGGGCATCGCCAAGTCCAAGATCCTCGGCAACGTGGCCGAAGGCATGAAGCCAACAGCGGAAAATCGCAAGAACATTTCCCGTCTGGGCATCGTGGTCGACGGCCTGGAAGGCGCGGCCAACCGATTTGGCTCCGAAGAATTGGGGCCGCACGCCATTCGCTTTATGAACCATGTCGTGCACGTCGGCTCGGGCCTGCGTATGTGGGACCGCGGCATGGCGCACGGCGTGTCGGCCAGCATCATGGACATGCTGGGCGAACACGTCGGCAAGAGCGACTACGCCACCCTGGACCCCAAGACCAAGGCGTACCTAGATTCGCGCGGCGTGACGGCCGACCACTGGCAAACGTGGCAGCTGGCCGACCTGGACAAGGGTCAGGACGGCACGCGCACCATGTTGACGCCCGACAGCATCTACAGCATCCCCGACGAAAAGCTCCAGCCGCTGGCCGAGCAACGCGTCAAGGCGCGCGACGGCACGGCGACTGACGCCGAGGTTGCGCGCGAGACTCGTAACCTTCGATCGGAAGCGGCGCAGCAATTGCTAGGCACCGCGCTTCACGAAGTGCAGATCGGCGCGCGCGGCGGCTCTGGAGCCACGGTCGCCGACCAGCTGATGATGGGCCTCGATCCGGGAGCACGTGGCACGTGGTGGCACGAGTTCTGTTCGTGGATGTTGTTCCTGAAGCAAACGCCGCTGGGCATCTTCAAGTCCCACATGTTCGACGTACCGCAGGGCATGGACGATTGGCGCTCGGCCGCGGTCTACCGTGCGAAGTTCATGGCGGGCTCGGCGGCACTCGGCGCACTCGGCCTGACCTTGAAGAACCTGGTCCTCGGCCAAGATCCGGAAGACCTGTTTACCCCCAAGGGGCTGGGCAAAATAGCCATCGCGTCCGGCGGCCTGGGCATGTACGGCGACTTCATGTTCGGCGACAAGGGCGATCACCAGAACGGCGCCCTGGCCAAGGTACTGGGACCGGGCGCTACGATGCTGGAAGACGCCCTGCAGCTGGCGTTCAATGCGCGGGACGCAGGACTTGGGGCTGCCGGTGTCGAATACGAAAAGGGCAACGAACCAATCAAGCCCGAGCACCTGGCGGCCCAAGGGCTTCGCATGGTCCGAAATTACTCGACCCCTTTCATGCGCATCTGGTACCTGAAAGCCGCGTTCAACCACATGGTCTACAACCAGATGATGGACAACCTCTCGCCTGGGTACACGGCGCGCGTCGAACAACGCATGGCGCAGCGTAACCAAGGGTCTTGGTGGGCGGCGGGCGACGCCCTGCCGAACCGGGCACCCAACCTCAAAACTGTTGTCGGCGGACCCTAGTGGGTCCTATCTTCGGCGACAAATTCAAGAGCGTGCGCCGCCGGCGACATTTCGGAGAAGAAAAGTCGCCAGCGCAGAAATCCCCGGGCGAACACGGCCCCGGCAAATTCCTCAAACACGGACTCAAGTTGTTCCCCCATATCTGTAGGTCCGAGGCGGGTTATTTCGCCAATGAGGGCGAGAACGTAGTTTTTCTCTCTGAAGGTGGCCCTCGTGACCGCGCCAGTCTCTTTCAGTTGCACGAAGACCGAGCCCAGGAGCGGAATGTCTAGCCCGAGGAATTTGGACCAGAGGACGAGATAATTCTCGTCCTCGAACACGCGACGGCCCGTGATCTTCTTCATAGAAGTTCCTTCGGCAAACGGAGGTGGCCCGTCGCGCCAGCATTTGCGGACGCTACGAGCCACCATCTGCACAGTTACACGCAGTCCCCGATTCTATGGGCGGAAATCCACAGCTTCATGTGCGGCTGCCCAACTATCGTAGCCACGCCATCAAGTGCGTCGTCGTCGTGAAAATCCCCGGCAAAATCCAAGAGATAGTTATCGATGCCGGGGAACACAGACGCAAGTTTTGCGCTCCATTTCGACACTTGAATCTGTCCTGTTACGTGGCCCGCGTCATACGTCAGCGTGGCGCGATAAATGTAGCCTTCGTCGCCGCCATTCATCGCACCGTCTTTGATCGTAACTATGCCGCTACCGTGGTCGTCCACTTTCGTCGAGTTCTGGTAGAACGTGACCTCATAGATTCCGTCGCGCATGGATTTCTCCCCCTGGGTGAACTGCTGCAGAGGATGCACTGTTGAACGATGGCGTGTGAAGTCCACGGGATCACCCCATGCTGCGGCGCTCGTGTCCATAGATCATCCGGCGCTGCTTTTGGGGAAGTTGCCGTTGCGCTAGGTCACCGGACTTTTTGGAGCTCAGCGGGTTCCAGTGGCCCAGGCTCCAAAATACCGTTCGAAATGCTGCCCAAAAGTTGACCAAACGGGGACCAAAACAGACCATTCCAGACCAACCAAAGAAAAAGGCCTGTAAGCGAATCAATCACTTACAGGCCCGTATTGGTGGAGGTGGCGGGAGTCGAACCCGCGTCCGAAGGCGCTTGACGCCCGGTACTACATGCTTAGCTCACCGTTGGATCTCGCCCCTCGACAGCACGATGTGCAAAGCGCATCGAAGGACCAGCCTGCTTG belongs to Dyella terrae and includes:
- a CDS encoding helix-turn-helix transcriptional regulator, translating into MADKTTTPPVSEVTGPCLVDEDWMRARGILFSNDYKRKLEAKGKFPARVHLGHTSVAWVKSEVESYIADRIASRSVEVPA
- a CDS encoding GrlR family regulatory protein, with product MDTSAAAWGDPVDFTRHRSTVHPLQQFTQGEKSMRDGIYEVTFYQNSTKVDDHGSGIVTIKDGAMNGGDEGYIYRATLTYDAGHVTGQIQVSKWSAKLASVFPGIDNYLLDFAGDFHDDDALDGVATIVGQPHMKLWISAHRIGDCV
- a CDS encoding bifunctional DNA primase/polymerase, producing MTALQSALSLARQGFHIFPLQAGTKLPVHKGWQLKATRDPAQIERWFRDKDSNIGIFTGKFGQDAALLVIDVDRKGEKDGNRALLRHELDGDDVPPTFESATPTGGRHLVYRVGAAVRQGVDVLGAGLDVRSHGGYIVAPGSKVEAGEYFIDRPGKPVDAPQWLIDACGMPRGKAVDRTPLAGVDPERAVKRATFYLENEAPEAIEGAGGDNTTFQVAAKLKDLGVSPDTAVELMLEHWFDGCGWTPDELATKVRNAYRYGENPPGADAPEALFDAVEEPVTAVRNPLKALNDEYALVLNGGEASVYHERRLENGQRKIDSMKGGSFELVLKDRKFDGKPLSAKWLSWPGRRFYRGGVNFCPMQDPGPDVLNLWGGFAVEPVKGDWSLFRAHIRDVICSGDAKLDAYVMGWLAHMVQRPHEPAGVALVLRGGQGTGKSTFGEIVGAMLGEHYVHIYSRQQLTGNFNSHLACKVMILADEAYFAGNLADGPVLKALLTESTMLKENKGKDIVRVRNCAHVVMASNDDWVVPADHDQRRFCVLDVAGLRRNDRSYFEQMRAQMKRGGTAAMLHDLSALDIAGFDIGNFPATDAGTDQKVASLRGPMYWLHDALCQGRIIDLPWEASGVQVSKRQAYADYVRRAQSECRDHRPVGRPAFWSRIKAVFSSPLTESNLRLAGEVERDRAVTFPPLAEAREAFGMHLDGRHLLWEDG
- a CDS encoding excisionase; this translates as MRYLTIGKFAADSGYTEDAVRAKIKTGVWLEGIVWTKAPDGRVLIDTEGYGLWVEGRQVFELQRKAASRSISITAVSAAANG
- a CDS encoding helix-turn-helix domain-containing protein, with the protein product MSDLLYYSTKEAAGILKLSPRTLENLRNKRQGPDFIKFGSRVLYSEEALKDYVSRNLVVTKKPRR
- a CDS encoding Arm DNA-binding domain-containing protein, coding for MGGRQAGVRAATKGSITLDFYYRGVRCRERLKLAPTSANQKFAANLRAQIQAEIARGTFEYAKFFPDSKRALTLSKVPGAAITLGPALETWLKGMKGQIEHSTFRDYDLAIQRVWVPAFGTRRLTELTRADLKAWVAERSCGIKRIRNLLLPLRGLYAQALDDQQINVNPFVGWTPRKIEPPKETDDVDPFGPSEVAAILESCDGQVRNLFQFGFWTGLRTSELIALRWEDVDLDGGTITVRRAKVRKQVKAPKTKAGRRTMQLLQPALDAIRAQRQHTQLAGEEVFTNPRTGGPWLHDGPIRKTAWQPTLKRAGVRYRYPYQMRHTFASTLLSAGENPVWVASMMGHKDWTMIVRTYGRWIPSVAPDAGQKVAAVWLTGQNHHNQGET